One region of Quercus lobata isolate SW786 chromosome 2, ValleyOak3.0 Primary Assembly, whole genome shotgun sequence genomic DNA includes:
- the LOC115961310 gene encoding caffeic acid 3-O-methyltransferase-like, with the protein MESLENKVTPTLSVSEDDKACLQAILVSSAQIFSCVLNAAFELDLFGIIARAGPAACITTSEIASRLPTKDFDSDTPSRLDRMLRVLVSHSLLTCSIHTLEDGRVERLYGLTPTSYFFVEKDDGSSLASLSAFISHRAFWEASLRMKHAILEGGNQFQRVHGMSLFQYMDKDPAFNILFNKSMADLSTIALSKILEVYQGFVGLTSLVDVGGGTGKCLSMVISKYPSIKGINFDLPHVIQSALSYPGIEHVGGDMFHNVPKGDAIVMKNILHDWNDENCKKLLRTCYKALPDNGKVVIVELLMPEATVSSMASQYISRLDVSMLLNLEGQERTEKEFEALCKESGFSNFQVVFCAYALWAVMEFHK; encoded by the exons ATGGAATCCTTAGAAAACAAAGTTACTCCCACACTTAGTGTTAGTGAAGATGATAAGGCATGCCTCCAGGCTATCCTAGTCTCCAGTGCCCAAATATTTTCTTGTGTCCTAAATGCAGCCTTTGAGCTTGACCTGTTTGGGATTATTGCTAGAGCAGGCCCTGCTGCTTGTATCACAACTTCTGAAATTGCTTCTCGGCTTCCAACAAAGGACTTTGATTCTGATACACCTTCTAGGTTGGATCGCATGTTGCGAGTCCTTGTTAGTCACTCCCTTTTGACATGCTCTATCCACACACTTGAAGATGGTAGGGTTGAGAGACTTTATGGACTCACACCAACCTCTTACTTCTTTGTTGAAAAAGATGATGGAAGTTCCCTGGCTTCTCTTTCAGCTTTCATTTCTCACCGAGCCTTTTGGGAGGCCAG CCTACGTATGAAGCATGCCATTCTTGAAGGTGGTAATCAATTTCAAAGAGTGCATGGAATGTCCTTGTTCCAATATATGGACAAGGATCCAGCTTTCAACATACTTTTCAACAAGAGCATGGCTGATCTTTCCACAATAGCCCTGTCGAAAATTCTTGAGGTATACCAAGGCTTTGTGGGGCTAACATCATTGGTTGATGTTGGGGGCGGAACTGGGAAGTGCCTCAGCATGGTCATTTCCAAGTACCCTTCCATTAAAGGCATTAATTTTGACTTGCCTCATGTGATACAAAGTGCACTATCTTATCCTG GTATTGAGCACGTGGGAGGAGATATGTTTCACAATGTACCTAAAGGGGACGCAATTGTAATGAAG AATATACTCCATGACTGGAATGATGAAAACTGCAAGAAACTTTTGAGGACCTGCTATAAAGCACTACCAGATAATGGGAAGGTAGTTATTGTTGAACTACTCATGCCAGAAGCTACAGTGTCAAGTATGGCTTCTCAATATATCTCTCGTCTTGACGTTAGCATGTTGTTGAACCTTGAAGGCCAGGAGAGAACCGAGAAAGAATTTGAGGCTTTGTGCAAGGAATCCGGATTTTCAAACTTTCAAGTTGTTTTCTGTGCTTATGCTCTTTGGGCAGTCATGGAGTTCCATAAATAA
- the LOC115974995 gene encoding uncharacterized protein LOC115974995 → MRFMKGSKVEVLKNKQVPPGEWHCAKIISGNGHTYSVMYEGSLELRSEAVVERVPRKAIRPCPPPVESMEGWAVGDVAEVFDAVSWRMAMILKVLGGNYHLVRLLGSYEKFRVHKSNIRVRQIWQDDKWVVIRKGSQNCELVKFNKPSSLSCHQMSPEFAQLDTRRKMQAGNTCLAAQDNTCLQESHFVSCRTLKRASHYCSSHTEAYSGKMRAIENEGEQQRAISESPSPLLKKVDAVAYPRVNLGEKYMHTSFNKQTTGFFELERVNQNGSILCFHGGISEPIQCDSDASSVGSCIVVTNSPNRLSGEILACPAQDANTLSSDADSYYDCRDEEGKYSLSLKDNVATSTHRLELNDYRSTLEVIYASGPLSWEQEAQLTNLRVSLNISNDEHLMEIRNLKSVGYGLHLS, encoded by the exons ATGAGATTCATGAAGGGGAGTAAAGTGGAGGTACTAAAGAATAAACAGGTGCCTCCAGGAGAGTGGCATTGTGCTAAGATTATCTCTGGTAATGGCCACACTTACAGCGTTATGTATGAAGGTTCTCTAGAACTGAGAAGTGAGGCAGTTGTGGAGAGAGTGCCAAGGAAGGCTATTAGGCCTTGCCCTCCTCCCGTGGAAAGTATGGAAGGTTGGGCAGTTGGTGATGTTGCAGAAGTGTTTGATGCTGTTTCTTGGAGAATGGCTATGATTTTGAAGGTTTTGGGTGGGAATTATCATTTGGTTAGGCTATTGGGATCTTATGAGAAGTTCAGAGTTCACAAATCCAACATCCGGGTGCGTCAAATCTGGCAAGATGACAAATGGGTTGTGATCAGAAAG GGTTCTCAGAATTGTGAGCTTGTGAAGTTCAACAAGCCATCTAGCTTGAGCTGTCATCAGATGTCCCCTGAGTTTGCACAGCTTGATACAAGGAGAAAGATGCAGGCAGGAAATACTTGTTTAGCTGCTCAAGACAATACTTGTTTGCAGGAGTCTCATTTTGTCTCATGTAGAACATTGAAGAGAGCATCCCATTATTGCTCCTCTCATACTGAAGCATATTCTGGAAAAATGAGAGCAATTGAGAATGAGGGCGAGCAACAAAGAGCCATTTCAGAGTCTCCATCCCCCTTGCTGAAAAAGGTAGATGCTGTAGCTTACCCACGAGTAAATCTGGGTGAAAAATACATGCATACTTCctttaacaaacaaacaactggATTTTTTGAATTGGAAAGGGTAAATCAGAATGGttctattttgtgttttcatGGAGGGATTTCAGAACCTATTCAGTGTGATAGTGATGCATCTTCTGTTGGTAGTTGTATTGTTGTTACTAATAGTCCAAATAGGTTATCAGGTGAAATTTTAGCATGCCCTGCCCAAGATGCCAATACCCTTAGTAGTGATGCTGATTCCTATTATGATTGCAGAGATGAGGAAGGAAAATATTCCCTCTCTCTGAAAGATAATGTAGCAACAAGCACCCATAGATTAGAGTTGAATGATTATCGCAGCACTCTAGAGGTTATATATGCTTCTGGGCCCTTAAGTTGGGAACAAGAAGCTCAATTGACAAATCTTCGTGTTTCTCTCAACATTTCAAATGATGAACATTTGATGGAGATACGGAATCTAAAATCAGTTGGATATGGCCTTCATCTTAGTTAA
- the LOC115974994 gene encoding tRNA (cytosine(38)-C(5))-methyltransferase 2 isoform X1, translating to MAGLGSEKQEVDEQPWKVLEFYSGIGGMRYSLMKAGVNAKVVEAFDINDKANDVYQHNFGHRPYQGNIQSLTAADLDSYGAHAWLLSPPCQPYTRQGLQKHSGDARAFSFLKILELIPHTSQPPSMLFVENVVGFEKSDTHTKLIEILEKTNFVIQEFILSPLQFGVPYSRPRYFCLAKRKPSCFQNHFLNNKLLWSPIPLFGHDDTTVANEHDQSQENWDRLLQSCEPVQKFLEFKNHSNQSDTESGCLDTTHVSTEAFGDLEKNDKGNELVGSSLDQYFVPLSLIERWGSAMDIVYPDSKRCCCFTKSYYRYVKGTGSLLATVQPKKKGKSSPLKEQCLRFFTPREVANLHSFPEDFHFPQQISLRQRYALLGNSLSIAVVAPLLQYLFAEPLVQQMQIFPSNDAYTHN from the exons ATGGCGGGGCTGGGTTCTGAGAAGCAAGAAGTAGACGAGCAGCCATGGAAAGTCCTCGAATTCTACAGTGGTATTGGTGGCATG AGGTACTCGCTAATGAAGGCGGGTGTAAATGCAAAAGTAGTGGAAGCTTTTGATATAAATGACAAAGCAAATGATGTTTACCAACACAATTTTGGTCACCGTCCCTATCAG GGAAATATTCAGAGCCTGACTGCTGCTGATCTCGACAGCTATGGGGCACATGCATGGCTTCTTTCTCCTCCTTGCCAACCCTACACTCGACAAG GTCTCCAGAAGCACTCTGGTGATGCTAGggcattttcttttctcaagaTTCTTGAACTTATACCACATACTTCTCAGCCTCCAAGTATGTTATTTGTGGAAAATGTTGttggatttgag aAATCTGATACTCACACAAAATTGATTGAGATATTGGAAAAGACAAACTTTGTTATACAGGAGTTTATTTTGAGTCCTTTGCAATTTGGCGTCCCATATTCTAGGCCTCGTTATTTTTGCCTG gcaaaaagaaaaccttCTTGTTTTCAAAATCATTTCCTGAATAACAAGCTGCTTTGGTCTCCAATCCCATTATTTGGGCATGATGATACCACAGTGGCCAATGAACATGATCAATCACAAGAGAACTGGGATAGATTGCTTCAGTCATGTGAGCCAGTACAGAAATTTCTTGAATTCAAAAATCATAGCAACCAATCGGATACCGAATCTGGTTGTCTGGACACCACCCATGTTTCTACTGAAGCTTTTGGAGATCTTGAGAAAAATGATAAGGGGAATGAGCTTGTTGGTAGCTCTTTAGACCAGTACTTTGTTCCATTAAGCTTGATAGAGCGGTGGGGAAGTGCTATGG ATATTGTTTATCCTGATTCAAAGCGTTGCTGTTGTTTTACTAAAAGTTATTATCGGTATGTGAAGGGGACTGGCTCACTTTTGGCTACTGTCCAG CCAAAGAAGAAAGGCAAGTCATCCCCATTGAAGGAGCAGTGTCTTAGATTTTTTACTCCTAGGGAG GTTGCTAATCTACATTCTTTTCCGGAAGATTTTCACTTCCCGCAGCAGATAAGCCTTAGACAACG GTATGCATTGTTGGGTAACAGTTTAAGTATAGCAGTGGTTGCTCCCTTACTCCAATATCTATTTGCCGAACCATTAGTTCAACAGATGCAGATTTTTCCATCCAATGACGCATATACCCATAACTAA
- the LOC115974994 gene encoding tRNA (cytosine(38)-C(5))-methyltransferase 2 isoform X2: MGHMHGFFLLLANPTLDKKHSGDARAFSFLKILELIPHTSQPPSMLFVENVVGFEKSDTHTKLIEILEKTNFVIQEFILSPLQFGVPYSRPRYFCLAKRKPSCFQNHFLNNKLLWSPIPLFGHDDTTVANEHDQSQENWDRLLQSCEPVQKFLEFKNHSNQSDTESGCLDTTHVSTEAFGDLEKNDKGNELVGSSLDQYFVPLSLIERWGSAMDIVYPDSKRCCCFTKSYYRYVKGTGSLLATVQPKKKGKSSPLKEQCLRFFTPREVANLHSFPEDFHFPQQISLRQRYALLGNSLSIAVVAPLLQYLFAEPLVQQMQIFPSNDAYTHN, translated from the exons ATGGGGCACATGCATGGCTTCTTTCTCCTCCTTGCCAACCCTACACTCGACAAG AAGCACTCTGGTGATGCTAGggcattttcttttctcaagaTTCTTGAACTTATACCACATACTTCTCAGCCTCCAAGTATGTTATTTGTGGAAAATGTTGttggatttgag aAATCTGATACTCACACAAAATTGATTGAGATATTGGAAAAGACAAACTTTGTTATACAGGAGTTTATTTTGAGTCCTTTGCAATTTGGCGTCCCATATTCTAGGCCTCGTTATTTTTGCCTG gcaaaaagaaaaccttCTTGTTTTCAAAATCATTTCCTGAATAACAAGCTGCTTTGGTCTCCAATCCCATTATTTGGGCATGATGATACCACAGTGGCCAATGAACATGATCAATCACAAGAGAACTGGGATAGATTGCTTCAGTCATGTGAGCCAGTACAGAAATTTCTTGAATTCAAAAATCATAGCAACCAATCGGATACCGAATCTGGTTGTCTGGACACCACCCATGTTTCTACTGAAGCTTTTGGAGATCTTGAGAAAAATGATAAGGGGAATGAGCTTGTTGGTAGCTCTTTAGACCAGTACTTTGTTCCATTAAGCTTGATAGAGCGGTGGGGAAGTGCTATGG ATATTGTTTATCCTGATTCAAAGCGTTGCTGTTGTTTTACTAAAAGTTATTATCGGTATGTGAAGGGGACTGGCTCACTTTTGGCTACTGTCCAG CCAAAGAAGAAAGGCAAGTCATCCCCATTGAAGGAGCAGTGTCTTAGATTTTTTACTCCTAGGGAG GTTGCTAATCTACATTCTTTTCCGGAAGATTTTCACTTCCCGCAGCAGATAAGCCTTAGACAACG GTATGCATTGTTGGGTAACAGTTTAAGTATAGCAGTGGTTGCTCCCTTACTCCAATATCTATTTGCCGAACCATTAGTTCAACAGATGCAGATTTTTCCATCCAATGACGCATATACCCATAACTAA